A genomic window from Terriglobia bacterium includes:
- the hpt gene encoding hypoxanthine phosphoribosyltransferase — MPKKKTASATTPGETTRILLTRSRVQTRIATLAREINRDFRDEPVHLVGVLKGAIFFLADLARHMSGEVSLDFIAVSSYGKETQSSGQVRLTKDLDTSIEGRNVLLVEDILDTGLTVSYLLRVLEQRRPKRLRVAVLLDKTERRKVPVSADYVGFRIPNEFVVGYGLDYAERYRNLADVCVLSLHGKVKKEGAE; from the coding sequence ATGCCCAAAAAGAAGACGGCTTCAGCCACGACGCCGGGAGAAACAACGCGCATCCTCCTCACGCGCAGCCGCGTGCAGACGCGCATTGCCACGCTGGCGCGCGAAATCAACCGCGATTTCCGCGACGAGCCCGTGCACCTCGTCGGCGTGCTCAAAGGCGCCATCTTCTTTCTCGCCGATCTCGCCCGGCACATGTCCGGAGAGGTCTCTCTGGATTTCATCGCCGTTTCCAGTTACGGCAAGGAGACGCAGTCCTCGGGGCAGGTGAGACTGACCAAGGACCTGGACACCAGCATCGAGGGGCGCAACGTCCTCCTGGTCGAGGACATCCTGGATACCGGCCTGACTGTGAGCTATCTCTTGCGCGTCTTGGAGCAGCGCCGCCCCAAGCGCCTGCGCGTCGCCGTCCTGCTGGACAAGACCGAGCGGCGCAAGGTGCCGGTCAGCGCCGACTACGTCGGCTTTCGCATTCCCAACGAATTTGTGGTGGGCTACGGCCTGGACTACGCGGAGCGCTACCGCAACCTGGCCGACGTCTGCGTCCTCAGCCTGCACGGCAAAGTAAAGAAAGAAGGCGCGGAATGA
- a CDS encoding exodeoxyribonuclease VII small subunit, with protein MNSPSPKKPEPPKKADFEKSLARLEEVVRRLESPQLSLDEAMKLFEEGVALSQECHKQLEEAEGRVEILLKKADGKLAAEPFAPEGEEAS; from the coding sequence GTGAATTCACCATCTCCGAAGAAGCCCGAGCCGCCGAAGAAGGCGGACTTCGAAAAGTCGCTGGCGCGCCTCGAAGAGGTCGTGCGGCGGCTGGAGAGTCCGCAACTCTCGCTCGATGAAGCGATGAAGCTCTTCGAAGAGGGCGTGGCGCTCTCCCAGGAGTGCCACAAACAACTCGAAGAGGCCGAAGGCCGCGTCGAGATTCTGCTGAAGAAGGCCGATGGCAAACTCGCCGCCGAGCCTTTTGCGCCGGAAGGCGAAGAGGCGTCGTGA
- a CDS encoding penicillin acylase family protein, which yields MQRFFRILFWIAALVLVAGSAVAWHYVYRPLPQLDGSAPLPGLAQSVTVDRDAWGIPHIRAGSLNDLAEAQGYVMAQDRLWQLDLMRRVARGELSEIFGPLALGVDRQYRTLGLARAAERDAGQLDPESRAALEAYARGVNRFIEQHRDRLPLEFSLLGYQPRPWQPADTLVIVGYMYQDLTHTWEAELNRAKVTERVGAERARELFSQESELDRYVVGEAGKSDHGQPGDSDQDDEDEIQPDNVLKAAAPSPPLRFTPDTPDVAAALWPSVHSWLAAAAEDIHRGLGSNNWVVSGDYTASGKPLLANDTHLQLTVPSIWYEIHLTAPGWNVQGFTLPGAPLVIIGHNARIAWGFTNNGADVQDLYVETFNPANPGEYRVHGKWQAAQFVPETIRVKGQADEKFTVALTRHGPVVRREGGKAYALRWTALEPGGLAYSYQWLGRARNWEEFRNELKRVWGPAQNAVYADVDGNIGYIMAARVPVRKKGRGEVPVPGDTDDYEWTGYIPFDQLPQVFNPDDGLIATANARVVGPKYKPYLTDRWELPYRTARIYDLLADKSGLHAEDMLTVQTDVYSYAHLFLARQLVAAGQVAQPHDARARELLERLKDWSGEAGADEPEVSFLEAVRVETLRLLLQPYLGEETKLYQWRSSVFVQKVLTERPERWLPKQYGSYDELLAAAADRAVARLERESGSKRVSGWAWKRFNSLQMLHPLGRKGILRWLLSITGQPQNGTRYSIRAASPTDGPSMRFTADLSDWDASLMQIPAGESGQLGSAHYKDQFSYWFEGKPITAPFSQAAEDAARRHTLTLKPAP from the coding sequence GTGCAACGATTCTTCCGCATTCTATTCTGGATCGCCGCCCTTGTGCTCGTCGCGGGGAGCGCGGTGGCGTGGCACTACGTCTACCGGCCGCTGCCACAGCTCGATGGCAGCGCGCCGCTGCCCGGGCTGGCGCAGAGCGTCACGGTGGATCGCGACGCCTGGGGGATTCCGCACATTCGCGCGGGATCGCTCAACGATCTGGCCGAGGCGCAGGGCTACGTCATGGCCCAGGACCGGTTGTGGCAGCTGGATCTGATGCGCCGGGTGGCGCGCGGAGAGCTCTCTGAAATCTTTGGCCCGTTGGCGCTGGGCGTGGACCGCCAGTACCGCACGCTGGGGCTGGCGCGCGCGGCCGAGCGCGACGCCGGGCAGCTCGATCCGGAATCGCGCGCCGCGCTGGAAGCCTATGCGCGCGGCGTGAATCGCTTTATCGAGCAGCACCGCGACCGTCTGCCGCTGGAGTTTTCCCTGCTGGGCTACCAACCGCGTCCCTGGCAGCCCGCCGACACGCTGGTCATCGTGGGCTACATGTATCAGGACCTCACGCACACCTGGGAAGCCGAGCTCAACCGCGCGAAAGTGACCGAGCGTGTGGGCGCGGAGCGCGCGCGGGAGCTCTTCTCCCAGGAATCGGAGCTGGACCGGTATGTAGTGGGCGAAGCGGGAAAGAGCGATCACGGGCAGCCCGGAGACAGCGACCAGGATGACGAAGACGAAATTCAGCCGGACAATGTGCTCAAAGCGGCGGCGCCTTCCCCGCCGCTGCGCTTCACCCCGGACACGCCGGATGTGGCGGCGGCGCTGTGGCCCTCGGTGCACTCCTGGCTCGCCGCGGCCGCCGAGGACATTCATCGCGGCCTGGGCAGCAACAACTGGGTGGTCAGCGGGGACTACACAGCCTCCGGGAAGCCGCTACTGGCCAACGACACGCACCTGCAATTGACTGTGCCGTCGATCTGGTACGAGATTCACCTGACCGCGCCGGGTTGGAACGTGCAAGGCTTCACCCTGCCCGGAGCGCCGCTGGTGATCATCGGGCACAACGCGCGCATCGCCTGGGGCTTCACCAACAATGGCGCGGACGTGCAGGACCTGTACGTCGAGACGTTCAACCCGGCCAATCCCGGGGAATACCGGGTGCACGGCAAATGGCAGGCGGCGCAGTTCGTGCCGGAGACCATCCGCGTGAAGGGCCAGGCGGACGAGAAATTCACCGTGGCGCTCACGCGCCATGGTCCGGTGGTGCGCCGCGAAGGCGGAAAAGCCTACGCGCTGCGCTGGACCGCGCTGGAACCCGGCGGGCTGGCCTATTCCTACCAGTGGCTGGGCCGGGCGCGGAACTGGGAAGAATTCCGCAACGAGCTCAAGCGCGTCTGGGGCCCCGCGCAGAACGCGGTGTATGCCGACGTGGACGGCAACATCGGCTACATCATGGCCGCGCGGGTGCCGGTGCGGAAGAAGGGCCGCGGCGAAGTGCCGGTGCCGGGCGATACCGACGACTATGAGTGGACCGGGTACATACCCTTTGATCAGCTTCCGCAAGTGTTCAATCCGGATGACGGGCTGATCGCGACGGCGAATGCGCGGGTGGTGGGACCGAAGTACAAACCGTATCTCACCGACCGCTGGGAACTGCCCTACCGCACGGCGCGGATCTACGACCTGCTGGCCGACAAAAGCGGGCTGCATGCCGAAGACATGCTGACGGTGCAGACGGACGTCTATAGCTATGCGCATCTGTTCCTCGCGCGGCAACTGGTGGCCGCGGGCCAGGTGGCGCAGCCGCACGATGCGCGGGCGCGCGAGCTGCTGGAGCGGCTGAAGGACTGGAGCGGGGAGGCCGGCGCGGACGAGCCGGAAGTTTCGTTTCTCGAAGCGGTGCGGGTGGAAACGCTGCGTCTGCTGCTGCAGCCCTATCTCGGCGAGGAGACCAAGCTCTACCAGTGGCGCAGCAGCGTCTTCGTGCAGAAGGTGCTGACGGAGCGGCCCGAGCGCTGGCTGCCCAAGCAGTACGGCAGCTACGACGAACTTCTGGCGGCCGCCGCGGACCGCGCCGTGGCGCGCCTGGAACGCGAATCGGGGAGCAAGCGGGTCTCGGGCTGGGCCTGGAAGCGCTTCAATTCCCTGCAGATGCTGCATCCCCTGGGACGCAAGGGGATCCTGCGCTGGCTGCTGAGCATCACCGGCCAGCCGCAGAACGGCACGCGCTACTCGATCCGCGCGGCCAGCCCCACGGACGGCCCCTCGATGCGCTTCACCGCCGACCTGAGCGACTGGGACGCATCGCTGATGCAGATTCCGGCGGGAGAGTCCGGGCAGCTGGGCAGCGCGCACTACAAGGACCAGTTCTCCTACTGGTTCGAGGGCAAGCCCATCACGGCGCCGTTCAGCCAGGCCGCCGAAGACGCGGCGCGGCGGCACACGCTGACGCTGAAGCCGGCGCCGTAA
- the deoC gene encoding deoxyribose-phosphate aldolase: MTPPPLEPAAVARLIDHTLLRADALPADIEKLCREARHYSFAAVCVNSVYVPLVARDLRGSSPAVCSVVGFPLGAMLAEAKRREAELALAAGAREIDMVIHVGALKAGEDAAVVADIRGVAGACRSAGALCKVILETALLTDEEKRRGCLLARDAGAAFLKTSTGFGPGGATPADVRLLRETVGPAMGVKASGGVRSFDDLLQMVEAGATRIGASAGVQIVEEARARFTAAGGPR; encoded by the coding sequence ATGACTCCCCCGCCGCTGGAGCCCGCCGCCGTCGCCCGCCTGATCGATCACACCCTGCTCCGCGCCGATGCGCTCCCCGCCGATATCGAAAAGCTCTGCCGCGAGGCCCGGCACTATTCCTTCGCCGCGGTGTGCGTGAATTCCGTGTATGTGCCGCTGGTGGCCCGGGATCTGCGCGGTTCCTCCCCGGCCGTGTGCAGTGTCGTCGGTTTTCCGCTGGGCGCCATGCTCGCCGAGGCCAAGCGCCGCGAAGCCGAGTTGGCCCTGGCCGCCGGCGCCCGCGAAATCGACATGGTCATCCACGTCGGCGCGCTGAAGGCCGGGGAAGACGCCGCGGTTGTCGCGGACATCCGCGGCGTTGCCGGGGCCTGCCGCTCCGCCGGCGCGCTCTGCAAGGTCATCCTGGAGACGGCTTTGCTGACCGACGAAGAAAAGAGGCGCGGCTGTCTGCTGGCCCGCGATGCCGGCGCCGCCTTCCTGAAGACCTCCACGGGCTTCGGCCCTGGCGGCGCGACCCCCGCGGATGTCCGCCTGCTGCGGGAAACGGTGGGCCCGGCGATGGGGGTGAAAGCCTCCGGCGGCGTGCGCTCCTTCGACGACCTGTTGCAGATGGTCGAGGCGGGCGCCACGCGCATCGGCGCCAGCGCCGGCGTCCAGATTGTCGAAGAAGCCCGCGCCCGTTTTACCGCCGCGGGCGGCCCGCGCTAA
- a CDS encoding transposase, with amino-acid sequence MPDPSPLPNRRSVRLLGFDYSQPGQYFVTICAFQKRCLFGRVDGSRVHLNHLGEIAHRCWIEIPSHFPQVILDAFVVMPNHVHGILAIQTRARRAVPLQEIHRPELFRKPVPGSLATIVRSYKSAATKQVRTILRQPGYAVWQRSFYESVLRSGKDYASAARYILENPKMWRLDSENPLSPTR; translated from the coding sequence GTGCCCGATCCCTCTCCACTCCCGAACCGTCGCTCGGTTCGTCTCCTCGGCTTCGACTATTCGCAGCCCGGTCAATATTTCGTGACCATTTGCGCATTCCAAAAACGCTGCCTTTTTGGCCGGGTGGATGGCTCTCGCGTGCACCTCAATCATCTTGGGGAAATCGCTCATCGCTGCTGGATCGAAATCCCCTCGCACTTCCCGCAGGTCATTCTCGATGCCTTTGTCGTCATGCCGAATCACGTTCACGGGATTCTCGCCATCCAAACGCGGGCACGGCGTGCCGTGCCCCTACAGGAAATTCACCGCCCCGAGCTCTTCCGTAAACCAGTTCCCGGTTCTCTTGCCACCATCGTTCGCTCCTACAAGTCCGCGGCGACGAAACAGGTCCGAACGATACTCAGGCAGCCTGGCTATGCGGTTTGGCAGAGGAGCTTTTACGAAAGTGTCCTGCGTTCCGGCAAAGACTACGCCAGCGCAGCCCGCTACATCCTCGAAAATCCCAAAATGTGGCGCCTCGACTCGGAAAATCCCCTCTCACCAACAAGATAA
- a CDS encoding polyprenyl synthetase family protein, translating to MKLPAFFEEDRLAVEAALERLLPAATTPPPSIHQAMRYSVFAGGKRVRPVLCLESARIFTADVTPALHPACALEFIHTYSLIHDDLPALDNDDLRRGKPTCHKKFGEAAAILAGDALLTLAFQAIGETPVAAERRVAILLEVSTAAGTVNGMVGGQVADLEAEGKKVGPEMLEYIHRSKTAALIRAAILAGAHCAGAAPEDVARLRRFGDAIGWAFQVTDDILDVEESSAALGKTAGKDVAQQKATYPAVFGLERSHQIARELTEKAMSELAAYGKRAARLREIAEFLALRRA from the coding sequence ATGAAACTCCCTGCCTTCTTTGAAGAAGACCGCCTGGCCGTCGAAGCGGCGCTCGAGCGCTTGCTTCCCGCGGCGACCACGCCGCCGCCCTCGATCCACCAGGCGATGCGCTACAGCGTCTTCGCCGGCGGAAAGCGTGTCCGGCCGGTCCTGTGCCTGGAGTCGGCGCGCATCTTTACCGCCGACGTGACGCCCGCGCTGCATCCGGCGTGCGCGCTGGAGTTCATCCACACCTATTCGCTGATCCACGACGACTTGCCGGCGCTGGACAACGACGACCTGCGCCGCGGCAAGCCCACCTGCCACAAGAAATTCGGCGAAGCGGCGGCGATCCTGGCAGGCGACGCTCTGCTCACGCTAGCCTTTCAGGCCATCGGCGAAACGCCCGTGGCGGCGGAGCGGCGCGTGGCCATTCTGCTGGAAGTCTCCACCGCCGCCGGCACCGTGAACGGCATGGTCGGCGGCCAGGTGGCGGATCTGGAAGCCGAGGGCAAAAAGGTCGGGCCGGAAATGCTCGAGTACATTCACCGCTCGAAGACCGCGGCGCTGATTCGCGCGGCGATCCTGGCGGGGGCGCACTGCGCGGGCGCCGCGCCAGAGGATGTCGCGCGGCTGCGGCGTTTCGGCGACGCCATCGGCTGGGCCTTCCAGGTGACCGACGACATTCTGGACGTCGAAGAGTCCTCCGCGGCGCTGGGCAAAACGGCGGGCAAGGACGTGGCGCAGCAGAAGGCCACCTACCCCGCGGTCTTCGGGCTGGAGCGCTCGCACCAGATCGCGCGCGAGCTGACCGAAAAGGCCATGAGCGAACTCGCGGCCTACGGCAAGCGCGCCGCGCGCCTGCGCGAGATCGCCGAATTCCTCGCCCTGCGCCGCGCCTGA
- a CDS encoding TlyA family RNA methyltransferase — translation MTAKPERKRLDLLLVARGLAESQAKARAMILAGEVLVDGARGEKAGQLVAADARIEVRSRQQKYASRGGMKLEGALEDFALDPSGCVCADIGSSTGGFTDCLLQRGARRVYAVDVTTNQLAWKLQQDPRVVRIERNARELTRADIPEEVDLVVVDVSFISAALVLAPAAAVARPGADLLVLVKPQFELRREQIPAGGVVRDAKLHEEAVQRVREAARAAGLEVLGMSPSRLPGAEGNQEFFLHLRRPAVK, via the coding sequence ATGACCGCCAAGCCCGAACGCAAGCGGCTCGATCTCCTGCTGGTCGCGCGCGGGCTGGCCGAATCGCAGGCCAAGGCGCGGGCCATGATCCTGGCGGGGGAAGTCCTGGTGGACGGAGCGCGCGGCGAAAAAGCCGGACAACTGGTTGCGGCAGATGCGCGAATCGAAGTGCGCAGCCGGCAGCAGAAATATGCCAGCCGCGGCGGAATGAAGCTGGAAGGCGCGCTGGAAGATTTTGCGCTGGACCCGTCCGGCTGCGTCTGCGCCGACATCGGCTCTTCCACCGGCGGTTTCACCGACTGCCTGCTGCAGCGCGGCGCGCGCCGTGTGTATGCCGTGGATGTGACCACCAACCAGCTGGCGTGGAAATTGCAACAGGACCCGCGCGTGGTGCGCATTGAGCGCAATGCGCGGGAGCTTACTCGCGCGGACATCCCGGAAGAGGTGGACCTGGTGGTGGTGGACGTATCCTTCATCTCCGCCGCGCTGGTCCTGGCTCCGGCGGCGGCCGTGGCGCGGCCCGGCGCGGATTTGCTCGTCCTGGTCAAGCCGCAGTTTGAGCTGCGCCGCGAGCAGATCCCCGCTGGAGGCGTGGTGCGCGACGCGAAGCTGCACGAGGAAGCGGTGCAGCGCGTGCGGGAAGCCGCCCGCGCCGCCGGCTTGGAGGTCCTGGGCATGTCGCCCAGCCGCCTCCCCGGCGCGGAAGGCAATCAGGAATTTTTTCTGCATCTGCGCCGCCCTGCGGTAAAGTAG
- the lysA gene encoding diaminopimelate decarboxylase, whose amino-acid sequence MTSPPPSASAKKQRYADPAGFTPQFSWKAARGGEAVQAEGVALGRVAAECGTPTYLYSSAAIAAAYRELDRGLADLPHTLCFAVKANGNLALLRLLARLGSGFDAVSGGEIELLRRAGVPGDRIVFSGVGKTREEMREALRYPAAGRAARRGILLFNVESEAELDVLLEEAARSVRGRNDAPAVSVRINPDVQAGGHPHISTGRHQHKFGLDWPAARRLYLAHRDSRVIRWQGISAHIGSQVLSLDPFREALRRLAGYFLELRRAGVDLQFLDFGGGLGVRYTGEKPPSRAAYARLVRGIVRPLGCHLLLEPGRSLVAQAGVLLTRVVYTKENRGKRFVIVDAAMNDLMRPVLYGAVHPVTPVTRKKGSRSGPWRRVDIVGPVCESGDCFLRDWPLPPVQPGDVLAIWCAGAYGMSLASNYNARRRPAEVLVAGHRYRLIRRRETLDDLLRAETAVLGKHPR is encoded by the coding sequence ATGACCAGCCCGCCGCCTAGCGCCTCCGCAAAAAAGCAGCGTTACGCCGATCCCGCCGGTTTTACGCCGCAGTTTTCCTGGAAGGCGGCGCGCGGCGGGGAAGCCGTGCAGGCCGAAGGCGTGGCCCTGGGCCGCGTCGCCGCCGAGTGCGGCACCCCAACCTATCTTTACAGCAGCGCCGCCATCGCCGCCGCATACCGCGAGCTCGACCGCGGCCTCGCAGACCTGCCGCACACCCTGTGCTTCGCGGTGAAGGCCAACGGCAATCTCGCCCTGCTGCGCCTGCTGGCGCGCCTGGGCAGCGGCTTCGACGCCGTCTCCGGCGGCGAGATCGAGCTGCTGCGCCGCGCCGGAGTCCCCGGAGATCGCATCGTCTTTTCCGGCGTGGGCAAGACCCGCGAGGAGATGCGCGAAGCGCTGCGCTATCCTGCCGCGGGGCGCGCCGCGCGCCGCGGCATTCTGCTCTTCAACGTGGAATCCGAAGCGGAGCTGGACGTCCTGCTGGAAGAGGCCGCGCGCAGCGTGCGCGGCCGGAACGACGCCCCGGCCGTCTCCGTGCGCATCAATCCCGACGTGCAGGCCGGCGGCCATCCGCACATCTCCACCGGGCGCCACCAGCACAAGTTCGGCCTGGACTGGCCCGCCGCCCGCCGCCTCTACCTCGCGCACCGCGACTCGCGCGTCATCCGCTGGCAGGGCATCAGCGCGCATATCGGTTCCCAGGTGCTCTCCCTCGATCCCTTCCGCGAAGCCCTGCGCCGCCTCGCCGGCTATTTTCTGGAGTTGCGCCGCGCCGGCGTCGACTTGCAGTTTCTGGATTTCGGCGGCGGCCTCGGCGTGCGCTATACCGGCGAAAAGCCGCCCTCGCGCGCGGCCTATGCGCGCCTGGTGCGCGGGATCGTCCGCCCGCTCGGCTGCCACCTGCTGCTCGAGCCGGGCCGCTCGCTGGTGGCCCAGGCCGGCGTGCTGCTCACCCGCGTGGTCTACACCAAGGAAAACCGTGGCAAGCGCTTCGTTATCGTGGACGCGGCCATGAACGACCTGATGCGCCCGGTCCTCTATGGGGCGGTGCATCCGGTTACCCCGGTCACCCGCAAGAAGGGCAGCCGCTCCGGCCCCTGGCGGCGTGTGGATATCGTCGGCCCCGTCTGCGAAAGCGGCGACTGTTTCCTGCGCGATTGGCCGCTGCCCCCTGTCCAGCCGGGCGATGTCCTGGCCATCTGGTGCGCGGGAGCCTACGGCATGTCCCTGGCATCCAACTACAACGCCCGGCGCCGCCCCGCCGAAGTGCTCGTCGCCGGCCACCGCTACCGCCTCATCCGCCGCCGCGAAACCCTCGACGATCTGCTGCGCGCCGAAACCGCCGTCCTCGGCAAGCACCCGCGCTGA
- a CDS encoding SpoIIE family protein phosphatase, producing the protein MNPADAQMQPSATTPEIPVSAEVLQTLVEIGEEVNASLDLDEVLARTAALIKRLIDYEIFGVLLLEESAGYLKHRFTIGYPRDLAENLRVPLGEGVTGTAASTGQPVRVKDTTTDARYINAIDSVRSELAVPLMISGKCIGVLDIQSNHPNYFTRDQQNILTLLASRLAVAIENARLFERVRAQAGTLMVLSEVSRETGSILDVEELLRHAAEQTKRVIDYQILSLMLYDEDQKVFRHRLDVKHGHRVQGKLRATPTEGIVGAAATLREPVLVPDVTADPRYIMINPETRSELAIPMLHKGRVIGVLDLESPQLNYFTADHVQTLSILAANLAVSLENARLYEQVARDEARLERDLQAAKRIQGALLRPAPAGDYELDIAARYLSAREVCGDLYEFLRYGPQQLGIALGDVSGKGTAAALYGAVTIGIMRSLAPQKLQPAEMLAQMNQLVGERRIEGRFMTMCFATWQKGRRKLRIASAGQSQPLLFKDGRCDKIPLTGFPLGIFEEVSYDEWGCILEPGDILVLHSDGIAETANSDGQFFGTERLRKLIEEHVHLAAAELADLILREVDWFAQSAPLSDDRTLVVMKVRGANDDQPAA; encoded by the coding sequence ATGAACCCCGCTGACGCACAGATGCAACCGTCCGCGACTACGCCGGAGATTCCCGTCTCCGCCGAGGTCCTGCAGACCCTTGTCGAAATCGGCGAGGAGGTCAACGCCTCGCTGGACCTCGACGAGGTTCTGGCGCGCACCGCCGCGCTGATCAAGCGCCTGATCGACTACGAAATTTTCGGTGTCCTGCTGCTGGAAGAGTCCGCCGGTTATCTCAAGCACCGCTTCACCATCGGCTACCCGCGCGATCTGGCGGAGAATTTGCGCGTTCCCCTCGGAGAGGGAGTTACCGGGACAGCCGCCAGCACCGGACAGCCCGTCCGCGTAAAGGACACCACCACGGATGCGCGCTACATTAACGCCATCGACAGCGTGCGCTCGGAGCTGGCCGTGCCGCTGATGATCAGCGGCAAGTGCATCGGCGTGCTGGATATCCAGAGCAACCATCCCAACTATTTCACCCGCGACCAGCAGAACATCCTCACCCTGCTCGCCAGCCGCCTGGCGGTGGCCATCGAAAACGCGCGCCTCTTCGAGCGCGTCCGCGCGCAGGCCGGTACCCTCATGGTCCTGAGTGAAGTCAGCCGCGAAACCGGCTCCATCCTGGACGTCGAAGAACTGCTGCGCCACGCCGCCGAGCAGACCAAGCGCGTCATCGACTACCAGATCCTCAGCCTCATGCTCTACGACGAGGACCAAAAGGTCTTCCGCCACCGCCTGGACGTGAAGCACGGCCACCGCGTGCAGGGCAAGCTGCGCGCCACCCCCACCGAGGGCATCGTCGGCGCGGCGGCCACGCTGCGTGAGCCGGTGCTCGTGCCCGACGTGACCGCCGATCCGCGCTACATCATGATCAATCCGGAGACCCGCTCCGAGCTGGCCATTCCCATGCTCCACAAGGGCCGGGTCATCGGCGTGCTCGACCTGGAAAGTCCGCAGCTCAATTATTTCACCGCGGACCACGTCCAGACGCTCTCCATCCTCGCGGCGAATCTCGCCGTTTCCCTGGAAAATGCCCGCCTCTACGAGCAGGTGGCGCGCGACGAAGCCCGCCTCGAGCGCGACTTGCAGGCCGCCAAGCGCATTCAGGGCGCCCTGCTGCGCCCCGCTCCGGCCGGCGATTACGAGCTGGACATCGCCGCGCGCTATCTCTCCGCCCGCGAAGTGTGCGGCGACCTCTACGAATTCCTGCGCTACGGCCCGCAGCAGCTGGGCATCGCCCTGGGCGACGTCAGCGGCAAAGGCACCGCGGCCGCGCTCTACGGCGCGGTGACCATCGGCATCATGCGCAGCCTCGCTCCGCAGAAGCTGCAGCCCGCGGAGATGCTCGCGCAGATGAACCAGCTCGTCGGCGAGCGCCGCATCGAAGGCCGCTTCATGACCATGTGCTTCGCCACCTGGCAGAAGGGCCGCCGCAAGCTGCGCATCGCCAGCGCCGGACAGTCCCAGCCCTTGCTCTTCAAGGACGGGCGCTGCGACAAGATCCCCCTCACCGGGTTCCCCCTGGGCATCTTCGAGGAAGTGAGCTACGACGAGTGGGGCTGCATACTCGAGCCCGGCGACATCCTCGTCCTGCACTCCGACGGCATCGCGGAGACCGCCAACTCCGACGGCCAATTTTTCGGCACTGAGCGCTTGCGCAAGCTCATCGAAGAGCACGTGCATCTGGCCGCCGCGGAGCTGGCCGATCTGATCCTGCGCGAGGTGGACTGGTTCGCGCAGAGCGCTCCGTTGAGCGACGACCGCACCCTGGTGGTCATGAAGGTGCGCGGAGCCAATGATGACCAGCCCGCCGCCTAG
- a CDS encoding NAD(+)/NADH kinase, with protein MSFQTIGILSRPRREDLIAVVPALLQWLEQRGIRVLCDAETSSCLAAPGNVRTRQQLAEEAQLLLVLGGDGTLLAAARLAAPRGVPILPVNLGSLGFLTSFTRDELYPALEETLAGRHAVSERVLLQAELLRGGQVAESHLALNDAVINKGVLARMIELELEIDGNFVCRYRADGLIVATPTGSTAYSLSAGGPIVHPGVGAFVITPICPHTLSDRPLVVQDSSRIEISFPGNSEAVFLTMDGQTGIEMRANDHIRVTKALPRLKLIQPPRKTYFEILRSKLKWGET; from the coding sequence ATGAGCTTCCAGACCATCGGCATTCTCTCCCGCCCGCGCCGCGAGGACCTGATCGCGGTGGTGCCCGCGCTTCTGCAGTGGCTGGAGCAGCGCGGCATCCGCGTGCTGTGCGACGCGGAGACTTCCAGTTGCCTGGCCGCTCCGGGAAACGTGCGCACCCGCCAGCAGCTCGCCGAGGAAGCGCAGCTCCTGCTGGTTCTCGGCGGGGACGGCACGCTGCTGGCGGCGGCGCGCCTGGCCGCGCCGCGCGGGGTGCCCATTCTGCCCGTCAACCTCGGCAGCCTCGGCTTTCTGACCAGCTTCACCCGCGACGAGCTCTACCCCGCGCTCGAGGAAACGCTTGCCGGACGCCACGCCGTGAGCGAGCGCGTGCTGCTGCAGGCGGAGCTGCTGCGCGGCGGCCAGGTGGCCGAATCGCACCTGGCGCTGAACGACGCGGTCATCAACAAAGGCGTGCTGGCGCGGATGATCGAGCTGGAGCTGGAAATCGACGGCAACTTCGTCTGCCGCTACCGCGCCGACGGTTTGATCGTGGCCACGCCCACGGGCTCGACCGCCTATTCCCTTTCCGCCGGCGGACCGATCGTGCATCCCGGCGTCGGCGCCTTCGTGATCACCCCGATCTGCCCGCACACGCTGAGCGACCGCCCGCTGGTCGTGCAAGACTCTTCGCGCATCGAGATCTCCTTTCCGGGCAACAGCGAAGCCGTCTTCCTCACCATGGACGGCCAGACGGGCATCGAGATGCGCGCGAACGACCACATCCGCGTGACCAAAGCCCTCCCGCGCCTGAAGCTCATCCAGCCCCCGCGCAAGACCTACTTCGAAATTCTCCGCAGCAAACTGAAGTGGGGCGAAACGTAG